In Synchiropus splendidus isolate RoL2022-P1 chromosome 15, RoL_Sspl_1.0, whole genome shotgun sequence, the genomic stretch GTCCAGAGCAGACTGCCGCGTGGGTCATGCGACCCTCTGGAGCTGTCCCAAGACATTCCAATGGTCCTCTGAAAGTCAGGTGTGGTCGAGAGCTGGCTGCTCATGTTGCGGATGAAAAGATCTCCTGAGAACCAGGGAGAGGGTTGGTGCCTGCGCAGCTCGAGGAGCGACCGAAGGAGCATCACTCACCGACGTTCACCACAGAACTGTCCATACTGCGAAACAACTGCAAGACAAGTCGCCAGAACATGTCAGCAGCGCAGATAGCAACAGTTGAAGCCGAGGCTCTCACCGGGTGGCTCTTGCTGGTCTGGGAGGAGGGAGACCTTTCCTTTTCTGGTTGACTTGGTCTCAACAAGTTGGGATTTATGTACTCGTAAGTGGTCACACCTCGGAAAACTGCAACACCAAAGAGGAAAGGCTGCTGAACTGAGCGAAAGCTGCTCCACTGTTGGAGACTCACAGAGCAGAATGTGGAACCAGAGCAGGTGACTGAGCATCAGCAGACAGGTGAAACACAGAGCCACGGTGAGGAAGGTGAACCCCATCAGAACCGTGGAGCTGGTCCTGATGGGAGCCAGAGGTAGGAAGAGCAGCCAGCTCTCCTCGTCCGCAACACCTGCACGGACGGATGAGACGGTCATCGACAAACTTCCCACCCGTCGGGGACTCACCTAGAAAGTGGGGGTTCGCTCGCAGGATCCGGGGATCCACCAGGTactggatgaagatgaagagtaaaatgaccagcagcaggaagcagcccAGCGTGGCCGAGAAAACAGCCAGGAAGAAGTAGCTGCAAGCCACAGACGTGGTCATGAAGCTCGATCGCCCGGTGCATCTGACCACGCTCACGCGCTCACCTGTAGTTCCGCCCCCCCACACAGGTGTTCAGCCACTTGCAGTGGTGGTCAAAGTTCTCCACGCACTTGTTGCACACGCCGCAGTGCTTGGTCTTCGGGCCGCTGGAGAGCAGGGAGGGAAGTGGGATTGTCACATCTCGCGTGTGTTTACAGTTAGTTCCAGAGACTGTGGAGAGGTCACCTGACCAGTACCTACACAGTGACGCCGCAGAGGTAACAGTGCAGGTCCAGAATGACGTGCGGCCGCTTGCTCCGGTCAAAGATGGGCATGGGCATGCTGTAGTCGACCTTGGCTCTCACCATGGTGTGAGCGGGGTCGACCGTCAGCGCCGCCAGGTGGCTGAAGAGGTGAACGGTGAAGGCCAAACCGTTCAGCTGTGAGGCCACTTAAGGAAGACGTGACGGGGCTCGCAAGTGAGCCGAGCGGACATGAAGGATACGGAGTAGACCACGTAGTTCCAGGGCGGAGGCAGGAGCGGGATGAAGATGGCGAAGCCGACCACGGCCAGGTAGGTCAGCACCAGCCAGGCCAGCACCTGGATGACCTGCAGGGGGCACGACCAGCCGTTCTTCCTCGGGGTCTTGAAGGGGGGCGCTTTGCACGCAGGATCGCGGGCTGCGCACTTGAACTGCTGACTGACGCATTTCATCTAGGCACAAGGAACAAACAACCGCACCTTTCTATCGGCAAAAAGGAAGGGCTCCACAGTTGACTTGACGCAGAAGAAGCCGCTGAAGACTGGAGTTATCCAGATGTCCCCCTGTCCGAGTGGCTGTTTCCCCCAGCCTCAGCAGAATAAAACAGCTTACCTTTGTGACCAATTCAGTCTCTCAACATTCCTCCCACTGAAGAAAAAGGATGTGCAGCCGGTTTAAAAACAAGGCCAGATCAAAGACAAAGCCAAAGAAAGGCCAAAAaggagacacacaaacaaacaacagaggcACAGTGACAGGACCGCAAGACCTTTCCTGATTTCATCTTCGTTCTCACGCTAACAAAGTCACAAACGCCATTTTGAAATCCGCCCCTTTGGTTCAGCTGACGAAGACGCTTGACTGAAATGACGGAGTGAGTGTTTTTCACTGTCCAGGTGTGTGCACAACCAAAGACACCTGGGTAGAAGAGTATATTtatatcattaaaaacaaactcatgAACCTGTACATACATGATCTGACACGTGGCTCAGAGggacagatatatatatatatatatatatatatatatatataaaacatgtcATAAGCTCAGACAACACAATACGTAAATAAAACAcgaaaataagaaaacaaagtCATTCCAGCAGAACCCCCTCAGTTCCAGCGCAACTGCTGCAGATGGCCTCCACCGCACCGCACCCACTACACATCCACCGGAGTCATGATGGAACTGCCGAGGGGGTCCTGGACCCCGGGCACCACAGACCTGGCACACTCCTGTTGATCATCCCAGTGTGAAGCcggagtccagctgctggtgtcGCCTGCAGCTGGGAGGAAAGCACAGCCTTCACACATTCAGGAGCAGAATCCAGACCAGGGAGGACCTGTGACCGTCACACCACCTGACTACACTCCGAGGTGTTTTCATATTAAAGAGGTTTGTGAAAACAATTGTGATCTGACCATCAGTAGAAGCCGATGGCTTCCTGACCGTCCAGCGCACGACAGTCAGACGGGAAGAGAGAACAGTTACTCACCAGTTTTAGAGGCCGACTTCTCAAACAGCTCTTTTCGGAGATTTCCCACCTGAGAGGAAAGAGATGCGGGTGCTGACTCGGGCTTGGCTCTTCTGAGAGACAGGGCGCTCACCTGGGTGCAGAGTCCCGCTGACACCTGGCTGCAGTCAAAACACAGATGTCTCCAAGTGTTTAGACACCGGTGAGTTGTGTTTTACCTGGCGGGCGGCGACAGCTCTGGCTCGCATATGACTGAACGCT encodes the following:
- the LOC128746724 gene encoding palmitoyltransferase ZDHHC11-like, with amino-acid sequence MKCVSQQFKCAARDPACKAPPFKTPRKNGWSCPLQVIQVLAWLVLTYLAVVGFAIFIPLLPPPWNYVVYSLNGLAFTVHLFSHLAALTVDPAHTMVRAKVDYSMPMPIFDRSKRPHVILDLHCYLCGVTVGPKTKHCGVCNKCVENFDHHCKWLNTCVGGRNYSYFFLAVFSATLGCFLLLVILLFIFIQYLVDPRILRANPHFLGVADEESWLLFLPLAPIRTSSTVLMGFTFLTVALCFTCLLMLSHLLWFHILLFFRGVTTYEYINPNLLRPSQPEKERSPSSQTSKSHPLFRSMDSSVVNVGDLFIRNMSSQLSTTPDFQRTIGMSWDSSRGSHDPRGSLLWTSVEF